One genomic segment of Huiozyma naganishii CBS 8797 chromosome 8, complete genome includes these proteins:
- the RPS11A gene encoding 40S ribosomal protein uS17 (similar to Saccharomyces cerevisiae RPS11B (YBR048W) and RPS11A (YDR025W); ancestral locus Anc_3.255), which produces MSTELTVQSERAFQKQPHIFTNPKVKTNRRTKRWYKNAGLGYKTPKTAIEGSYIDKKCPFVGDISIRGKILTGTVVSTKMHRTIIIRRNYLHYVPKYNRYEKRHKNVPVHVSPAFRVQIGDIVTAGQCRPISKTVRFNVLKVSPALGKAANKQFHKF; this is translated from the exons ATGTCCACTGAATTAACTGTTCAATCTGAAAGAGCTTTCCAAAAG CAACCTCACATCTTCACCAACCCAAAGGTTAAGACGAACAGAAGAACCAAGAGATGGTACAAGAATGCCGGTCTAGGTTACAAGACCCCAAAGACCGCCATTGAAGGTTCTTACATTGACAAGAAGTGTCCATTCGTTGGTGACATTTCCATCCGTGGTAAGATTTTGACCGGTACCGTTGTCTCCACCAAGATGCACCGtaccatcatcatcagaaGAAACTACTTGCACTACGTTCCAAAGTACAACAGATACGAAAAGAGACACAAGAACGTCCCAGTCCACGTTTCCCCAGCTTTCCGTGTCCAAATCGGTGACATTGTTACCGCTGGTCAATGTAGACCAATCTCCAAGACTGTCAGATTCAACGTCTTGAAGGTTTCTCCAGCTTTGGGTAAGGCTGCCAACAAGCAATTCCACAAATTCTAA
- the KNAG0H01340 gene encoding uncharacterized protein (similar to Saccharomyces cerevisiae GIP1 (YBR045C); ancestral locus Anc_3.252), with the protein MCVTQNGLCRTPKWIELDIVLVSSWYYEKANQTVCYIMKRSFGTLTMFNYFLEDPNEGRLFPSADGKRRKSVRSKEKLHNIACKLKRHGIKGGTTKSQQTERIEKSSSVVERLENKHDLARFGTTFAILAPEYHIFRTSNYDHPNELDTKIINQPRDLDVENYTNEELTALLETVVNNALQGDSSTSITKTPEIYLCIEGNDTDIESTLESSESPPPYLGECEKYTL; encoded by the coding sequence ATGTGTGTGACACAAAATGGATTGTGTAGAACACCGAAATGGATCGAGTTGGATATTGTACTCGTTTCTTCCTGGTATTACGAGAAAGCAAATCAAACAGTTTGCTATATAATGAAAAGATCCTTTGGTACACTTACAATGTTCAATTACTTTTTGGAAGATCCAAATGAGGGTCGCCTATTTCCAAGTGCTGAtgggaaaagaagaaagagtgTGAGATCAAAGGAGAAACTACATAATATTGCCTGCAAATTGAAAAGGCACGGCATTAAAGGTGGTACAACGAAGAGTCAACAGACCGAAAGGATTGAGAAAAGTTCTTCTGTGGTGGAACGATTGGAAAACAAGCACGACTTGGCGCGGTTCGGAACTACTTTTGCGATATTAGCGCCGGAGTACCATATATTTAGGACAAGCAACTATGATCACCCGAATGAGTTGGACACGAAAATAATAAACCAACCAAGGGATCTTGATGTTGAGAACTATACAAATGAAGAACTGACGGCGCTTTTGGAAACGGTTGTCAACAACGCCCTACAGGGTGACTCTTCCACCTCTATAACAAAGACACCAGAGATATACTTGTGCATAGAGGGAAATGACACAGACATAGAATCCACACTTGAATCAAGCGAGTCTCCACCACCATACTTAGGAGAATGTGAAAAGTACACTCTGTAA
- the SES1 gene encoding serine--tRNA ligase SES1 (similar to Saccharomyces cerevisiae SES1 (YDR023W); ancestral locus Anc_3.251), with the protein MLDINSFIEEKGGNPELIRQSQKARGDSVELVDEIIADYKDWVKTRFELDELNKKLNKLQKEIGLKFKSKEDASELLAEKEKLTNEKKELTDKEQAEDQGLKKKVFLVGNIVHPSVVISNDEENNELVRTWKPSGLEEVGPIASVTGAPAKLSHHEILLRLDGYDPERGVKISGHRGYFLRNCGVFLNQALINYGLHFLTAKGYVPLQAPVMMNKEVMAKTAQLSQFDEELYKVMDGDDEKYLIATSEQPISAYHSNEWFEKPQEQLPIRYAGFSSCFRREAGSHGKDAWGIFRVHAFEKIEQFVLTEPEKSWEEFDKMIANSEEFYQALKLPYRVVGIVSGELNNAAAKKYDLEAWFPYQKEYKELVSCSNCTDYQSRNLEIRCGIKKLSDREKKYVHCLNSTLSATERALCCILENYQTEEGLVIPEVLRKFIPGEPEFIPYAKELPKNSTSNKKK; encoded by the coding sequence ATGTTAGATATTAATTCGTTCATTGAGGAAAAGGGTGGGAACCCAGAACTTATCAGACAGTCTCAAAAAGCCAGAGGTGACTCTGTCGAACTAGTTGACGAAATCATCGCCGACTACAAGGACTGGGTCAAAACCAGATTTGAGCTGGAcgaactgaacaagaaattgaacaaactcCAAAAGGAAATTGGTTTGAAATTCAAGAGCAAAGAGGATGCTTCTGAACTTTTGGCAgaaaaggagaagttgACTAATGAGAAGAAAGAGTTAACGGACAAGGAACAAGCCGAAGACCAAggtttgaaaaagaaggtttTCTTGGTTGGTAACATTGTTCACCCATCTGTCGTTATCTCTAATGACGAGGAAAACAACGAGTTGGTCCGTACGTGGAAGCCAAGTGGCCTTGAGGAAGTCGGCCCAATTGCCTCTGTTACTGGTGCTCCAGCCAAACTTTCTCACCACGAGATCTTGTTGAGGTTGGATGGTTACGACCCAGAGAGAGGTGTAAAGATTTCTGGTCACAGAGGTTACTTTTTGAGAAACTGCGGTGTCTTTTTGAACCAAGCGTTGATCAACTACGGGTTGCACTTCTTGACTGCCAAGGGTTACGTCCCTCTGCAAGCGCCAGTGATGATGAACAAGGAAGTTATGGCCAAGACTGCCCAACTATCCCAGTTTGACGAAGAACTGTACAAGGTGATGGATGGGGACGATGAGAAATATTTAATTGCTACCTCCGAACAGCCTATCTCTGCCTACCATAGCAACGAATGGTTCGAGAAGCCTCAAGAACAGTTACCAATCCGTTATGCtggtttctcttcttgtttcaGAAGAGAAGCTGGGTCTCACGGTAAGGACGCCTGGGGTATATTTAGAGTGCACGCTTTCGAGAAGATCGAACAGTTTGTCTTGACCGAACCTGAAAAATCGTGGGAGGAATTTGACAAGATGATTGCCAATTCTGAGGAATTCTACCAGGCGTTGAAGTTGCCATACCGTGTTGTTGGAATCGTTTCCGGGGAGCTGAACAACGCTGCCGCCAAAAAGTACGATTTGGAAGCTTGGTTCCCTTACCAAAAAGAGTACAAAGAATTGGTCTCTTGTTCCAACTGTACCGATTACCAATCCAGAAACTTGGAGATTAGATGTGGtatcaagaaattgagCGACAGAGAAAAGAAGTACGTTCACTGTTTGAACTCCACTTTGAGTGCAACTGAAAGAGCTTTGTGTTGTATTTTGGAGAACTACCAAACTGAAGAAGGGTTGGTGATTCCAGAAGTCTTGAGAAAGTTTATTCCAGGTGAGCCAGAATTTATTCCATACGCCAAGGAACTGCCAAAGAACTCCACCTCCAACAAAAAGAAGTGA
- the ATG31 gene encoding Atg31p (similar to Saccharomyces cerevisiae CIS1 (YDR022C); ancestral locus Anc_3.250), giving the protein MDPITLCVNDKNVCQALSPQNQSWKDSLSESPTYRQSIGKSMFPTNIKYIFDGEEICNKEDDAENVIILEMSEGGQVESVEMISDDFELLRFKNNGENPLLDTTVQGNKLNIDLELDVVSKFRELSEITADLSLEELVNVYKIQNEQLRSIYNSIMK; this is encoded by the coding sequence ATGGATCCCATCACTCTCTGTGTCAACGACAAGAATGTGTGCCAGGCCTTGAGTCCTCAAAATCAGTCTTGGAAGGATAGTTTATCCGAATCCCCGACCTACAGACAGTCTATTGGGAAGTCGATGTTTCCGACAAATATCAAATACATCTTCGATGGTGAAGAGATATGTAACAAGGAGGACGATGCAGAGAATGTGATTATTTTGGAGATGAGCGAGGGAGGTCAAGTGGAAAGTGTTGAAATGATCAGTGACGATTTTGAACTGTTACGATTCAAGAATAACGGAGAGAATCCCCTGTTGGACACCACGGTACAGGGAAACAAACTAAACATCGATCTGGAACTGGACGTAGTGTCCAAGTTTAGAGAATTGTCCGAGATCACTGCTGATCTCTCCCTTGAAGAATTGGTGAATGTCtataaaatacaaaatgAACAACTAAGAAGCATATATAACTCCATAATGAAATAA
- the FAL1 gene encoding ATP-dependent RNA helicase FAL1 (similar to Saccharomyces cerevisiae FAL1 (YDR021W); ancestral locus Anc_3.249) — MDKQADLKLRFRTSQKLEVCPAFESMGLDRKLLQGIYAYGFEAPSAIQSRAITQIISGKDVIAQAQSGTGKTATFTIGMLQACSFGQNDLQCLILSPTRELAGQINSVVGNLGSFLNVKSVALVGGNKMAKQDSQKLQNGQVHVVSGTPGRVLDLIKRHVLVVKKCKMLVLDEADELLGESLGFKQQIYDIFTKLPKNCQVVVVSATMSKDIIEVTKKFMTTPVKILVKQEEISLEKIKQYYVDVDKEDWKFDTLCDLYDSLTITQCVIFCNTKRKVDWLAIKLTQSNFSVASMHGDMKQEERDKVMSDFRSGKSRVLISTDVWARGIDVQQVSLVVNYDLPDIMENYIHRIGRSGRFGRKGIAINFVTKADLSHLKQIEKFYKIRIKPMPANFADFS; from the coding sequence ATGGATAAGCAGGcagatttgaaattgaGGTTTCGCACCTCGCAGAAACTGGAGGTATGCCCCGCGTTCGAGTCGATGGGGCTGGATCGCAAGTTGCTCCAGGGTATATACGCTTACGGGTTTGAGGCGCCCTCGGCGATCCAGTCGAGGGCAATCACACAGATCATCAGTGGGAAGGATGTTATTGCGCAGGCGCAGTCCGGGACCGGTAAGACGGCGACGTTCACGATCGGTATGCTGCAAGCATGCTCCTTTGGACAAAATGACTTGCAATGCCTGATTTTGTCCCCCACGAGAGAATTGGCCGGTCAAATCAACAGTGTAGTCGGGAACCTTGGTAGCTTTCTTAATGTGAAGTCTGTTGCACTTGTTGGTGGGAACAAAATGGCCAAACAGGACTCGCAGAAACTGCAAAACGGGCAAGTCCATGTGGTCAGTGGGACACCGGGCCGTGTCCTCGATTTGATCAAAAGACACGTCCTCGTGGTGAAGAAATGTAAAATGCTGGTGCTGGACGAAGCTGACGAGTTGTTGGGGGAGTCCCTTGGTTTCAAACAGCAGATCTACGACATTTTTACAAAACTGCCGAAAAACTGCCAGGTGGTTGTCGTCAGCGCCACGATGAGTAAAGATATCATTGAGGTGACCAAGAAGTTCATGACAACCCCGGTCAAAATCCTGGTGAAGCAGGAAGAAATATCCTTGGAGAAAATCAAACAGTATTACGTCGATGTGGATAAAGAGGACTGGAAGTTCGACACTCTGTGCGACCTTTACGACTCCCTCACGATCACACAATGCGTCATTTTTTGCAACACCAAGAGGAAAGTGGACTGGCTCGCCATCAAATTGACACAATCCAATTTCAGTGTCGCCTCTATGCATGGCGATATGAAACAGGAGGAGAGAGACAAAGTGATGTCGGATTTCAGGTCAGGGAAGTCCAGGGTGCTCATATCCACAGACGTGTGGGCCCGTGGGATCGACGTACAGCAGGTGTCCCTGGTGGTCAATTACGACTTGCCGGACATCATGGAAAACTACATACATAGGATTGGTAGGTCAGGCAGATTTGGAAGGAAGGGGATTGCAATCAACTTTGTAACAAAGGCAGACCTCAGCCATTTAAAACAAATCGAGAAGTTCTACAAGATCAGGATAAAACCAATGCCAGCAAATTTTGCAGATTTTTCGTAG
- the DAS2 gene encoding putative uridine kinase DAS2 (similar to Saccharomyces cerevisiae YDR020C; ancestral locus Anc_3.248) translates to MAESVLVALGGTTASSENGVLRALRAALSESFPEFTHHVLDMDLDLELDPATRQYSPRDFDFEDLLSKVSAVLAEPLTVVLLSGRYALFDPVVAALSALKVFVDTDDDTRLISLIRSQSPQTPDALSGLLEDYVHHVRNEDRDYVKPTRARADLIIPHSNDVSLGVAIIVDGLHRCLDNNMATASTVPGTARSFAVEQLDALSGRYFDAA, encoded by the coding sequence ATGGCTGAATCAGTGCTCGTTGCGTTGGGCGGCACTACTGCGAGTTCCGAGAACGGTGTGTTGCGGGCGCTGCGGGCGGCGCTGAGCGAATCGTTCCCGGAATTCACGCATCACGTGCTGGATATGGACTTGGACCTGGAACTGGACCCTGCTACCAGGCAGTACTCTCCACGGGATTTCGATTTCGAGGACCTACTGTCCAAAGTATCTGCTGTGCTGGCTGAACCCTTGACGGTTGTTCTTCTGAGCGGTCGTTACGCCCTGTTCGACCCTGTCGTGGCGGCCCTCTCCGCGTTAAAAGTGTTTGTGGATACGGACGACGACACACGGCTGATCAGCCTGATCAGATCGCAGTCCCCGCAAACACCGGATGCGCTGTCAGGGCTTCTGGAGGACTATGTGCACCATGTGCGCAACGAGGACCGCGACTACGTCAAGCCGACGCGGGCCCGCGCGGACCTCATCATCCCACACAGCAACGACGTGTCTCTCGGAGTCGCCATAATAGTGGACGGACTACACCGGTGTCTAGATAACAACATGGCCACAGCGTCGACGGTGCCCGGCACGGCCCGCTCCTTCGCCGTCGAGCAACTCGACGCCCTGTCCGGCAGGTACTTCGACGCTGCGTAG